In Limisalsivibrio acetivorans, one genomic interval encodes:
- the osmF gene encoding glycine betaine ABC transporter substrate-binding protein OsmF, whose amino-acid sequence MMRKLLLLLLVAALPLTAFAEPKAVVGSKIDTEGALLGNMIILVLEEHGFETVDKTELGPTNIIRKAIKTGQIDIYPEYTGNGGFFFDHINKNVFKNADEGYKAVKKADHEKNGLVWMTPAPANNTWAIASRKDLAEEHNLESLEDLARYMNNGGEVKLAASEEFASRPDTLKAFQKVYGFEFSGDELLLLSGGNTAQTEQAAAQRINGVNLAMAYGTDGALAALGLVVLKDTKGVQPVYEPAPVATEEFYKKYPEVEDYLAPVFKSLNGETLQRLNASIALEGRGSKQVAEEYLKSKGFIK is encoded by the coding sequence ATGATGAGGAAGTTACTTTTATTGCTGCTTGTAGCGGCTCTCCCCCTGACAGCTTTTGCCGAACCGAAGGCGGTTGTGGGCTCCAAGATAGATACCGAGGGTGCGCTTCTCGGCAACATGATTATCCTCGTTCTTGAGGAGCACGGTTTTGAAACCGTTGACAAAACCGAACTCGGTCCAACAAATATCATACGTAAGGCTATCAAGACAGGCCAGATAGATATCTACCCCGAATATACGGGCAACGGCGGATTCTTCTTCGACCATATCAATAAGAACGTCTTTAAGAATGCGGATGAAGGATACAAGGCAGTCAAAAAAGCTGATCATGAGAAAAACGGTCTGGTCTGGATGACCCCCGCTCCCGCAAACAACACATGGGCGATAGCGTCCCGCAAGGACCTTGCAGAGGAGCACAACCTTGAATCTCTGGAGGATCTTGCCAGATATATGAACAATGGCGGCGAGGTAAAGCTTGCCGCATCAGAGGAGTTCGCCAGCAGACCGGACACCCTCAAGGCCTTCCAGAAGGTGTACGGATTCGAATTCTCCGGCGATGAGCTTCTGTTACTCTCAGGCGGAAACACCGCCCAGACCGAACAGGCCGCCGCCCAGAGGATAAACGGCGTTAACCTTGCCATGGCATACGGAACCGACGGTGCACTCGCTGCACTCGGCCTTGTGGTTCTCAAGGACACGAAGGGTGTTCAGCCCGTCTACGAGCCTGCACCCGTTGCCACCGAGGAGTTCTACAAGAAATACCCCGAGGTGGAGGACTACCTCGCACCGGTATTTAAATCGCTCAACGGCGAAACCCTCCAGAGGCTGAACGCAAGCATCGCACTGGAAGGTAGAGGCTCCAAGCAGGTGGCCGAAGAGTACCTTAAGAGTAAAGGATTCATTAAGTAA
- a CDS encoding site-2 protease family protein, whose protein sequence is MDFNLTEYLRFMALAIVPFFFAITVHELSHGFVAYRLGDDTAKNAGRLTLNPFAHIDIFGLLFLLITRLFGWAKPVPVNFGNLRNKKYGMAIVAFAGPASNLIIAVISAILLRLIEFIPVQEGSTAFQVIYPLYIMIRLSVQINVALAIFNMIPILPLDGGRILFNFLPMDKAMAFAKTEQYGFFIILALFLTNVFDRTVLPVIRFCYQLLL, encoded by the coding sequence ATGGATTTTAACCTTACCGAATACCTGCGGTTCATGGCTTTGGCCATTGTGCCCTTCTTCTTCGCAATTACAGTGCACGAGCTTTCTCATGGTTTTGTGGCTTATCGTCTGGGTGACGATACAGCAAAGAACGCCGGAAGGCTAACCCTTAACCCCTTTGCCCATATAGATATATTCGGGCTCCTATTTCTGCTGATTACAAGGCTTTTCGGCTGGGCGAAGCCCGTTCCGGTGAATTTCGGCAATCTGAGAAACAAAAAATACGGCATGGCGATTGTGGCATTTGCCGGGCCTGCTTCTAATCTCATCATAGCTGTTATCTCCGCTATACTACTTCGTCTTATCGAGTTTATCCCCGTTCAGGAGGGTTCCACGGCGTTTCAGGTGATCTATCCTCTGTATATAATGATCCGGCTTTCGGTGCAGATAAACGTGGCGCTGGCCATATTCAACATGATACCGATCCTGCCGCTGGACGGCGGAAGGATCCTGTTCAACTTTCTCCCCATGGACAAGGCAATGGCCTTTGCAAAGACGGAGCAGTACGGCTTCTTTATAATACTTGCACTATTTCTCACAAACGTATTCGACAGAACGGTTCTGCCGGTAATAAGATTTTGCTATCAACTACTTCTATAA
- the trpS gene encoding tryptophan--tRNA ligase produces MKRVLSGMRPTGRLHIGHYFGALKNWVKLQDEHECFYFVADWHALTTNYENPEDIIELRRELLLDWLSVGLSPDKCTMFVQSKNIYHAELNLLLSMITPVGWLERCPTYKELKQEVSDKDLSNLGFLGYPVLQTADIVMYSADFVPVGVDQMPHLEISREVVRRFHHLYSTDVFVEPKGLLTETPKIPGLDGRKMSKSYGNAITLSEDLKEVETKLKRMKTDTNRMRKTDPGNPEICPVFDYHKVFSTEEERGYITEGCTTAGIGCMECKKILIKHVMELLEPIQDRRKHYEAEISNADEFLAESQKRANDEAAAMMERVRSAIRI; encoded by the coding sequence ATGAAAAGAGTTCTCAGCGGAATGCGCCCCACAGGAAGGCTTCATATCGGACACTACTTCGGAGCCCTCAAAAACTGGGTCAAGCTCCAGGACGAGCATGAATGCTTCTACTTTGTGGCGGACTGGCACGCATTAACCACCAACTACGAAAACCCCGAGGATATCATCGAGCTCAGGAGGGAACTCCTTCTCGATTGGCTTTCTGTGGGGCTTTCACCCGATAAATGCACCATGTTTGTGCAGTCGAAGAATATCTACCACGCAGAGCTTAACCTCCTGCTTTCTATGATTACCCCCGTGGGCTGGCTGGAGCGGTGCCCCACCTATAAGGAGCTTAAACAGGAGGTGTCGGACAAGGACCTTTCAAACCTGGGCTTTCTTGGCTATCCCGTTCTGCAGACGGCGGATATCGTTATGTACTCTGCTGACTTCGTTCCTGTGGGCGTGGACCAGATGCCCCACCTTGAGATCTCCCGTGAGGTTGTGCGCCGCTTCCATCACCTTTACAGCACAGATGTTTTCGTTGAGCCGAAGGGGCTTCTCACCGAAACCCCCAAGATCCCCGGTCTGGATGGGCGCAAGATGTCCAAAAGCTACGGCAACGCCATAACCTTATCCGAGGATCTTAAAGAGGTTGAAACGAAGCTCAAGCGGATGAAAACCGATACGAACCGCATGAGAAAGACCGATCCCGGCAATCCGGAGATATGCCCCGTATTCGATTATCACAAAGTCTTTTCCACCGAGGAGGAGAGGGGGTATATTACAGAAGGGTGTACCACCGCCGGAATCGGCTGTATGGAATGTAAAAAAATACTTATAAAGCACGTCATGGAGCTTCTGGAGCCTATTCAGGATAGGAGGAAGCACTACGAGGCGGAGATCAGCAACGCCGATGAGTTCCTCGCCGAATCCCAGAAGAGGGCGAACGATGAAGCCGCCGCCATGATGGAGCGTGTGAGGAGTGCCATCCGTATATGA
- a CDS encoding segregation and condensation protein A produces MSQLLDVSLDNFEGPLDLLIHLIYKNELDIYDIPIAFITESFITVINEMEKLDIEVAAEFINMASYLIYLKSRMLLPRDSFFDEDMDPEEEKYLFTQRLVEYSFYKDVSDLIREKEQEAGKSLMRSDSIYIPKEAQEPEDPFRLACAFFEVLNKETEPNMVVERSLISFEDTVEKIRTLVFSKYRFFWTDILENCHSRQEVAVSLLAVLELVKMRVAVAIQQENFGDILIEKGVEEDGEG; encoded by the coding sequence ATGAGCCAGCTGCTGGATGTCTCCCTCGACAATTTCGAGGGCCCGCTTGATCTTCTGATTCATCTTATCTACAAGAATGAACTGGATATCTACGACATCCCCATTGCGTTCATAACAGAGAGTTTTATCACCGTGATCAACGAGATGGAGAAACTGGACATCGAGGTTGCGGCAGAGTTTATCAACATGGCCTCCTACCTTATCTACCTCAAATCAAGGATGCTTCTCCCCAGAGACAGCTTCTTCGATGAGGATATGGATCCGGAGGAGGAGAAATACCTTTTTACCCAGCGTCTTGTGGAATACAGCTTCTATAAGGACGTGTCGGATCTTATCCGTGAGAAGGAACAGGAGGCGGGAAAAAGCCTCATGCGAAGCGACAGCATATATATCCCCAAGGAGGCCCAGGAACCGGAGGACCCCTTCCGCCTTGCCTGTGCATTCTTTGAGGTTCTCAATAAAGAGACTGAACCAAATATGGTTGTGGAGCGCAGTCTTATCAGCTTTGAAGATACCGTGGAGAAGATCCGCACCCTCGTTTTTAGCAAATACCGCTTCTTCTGGACGGATATTCTGGAGAACTGCCATAGCAGGCAGGAGGTTGCCGTATCACTTCTGGCCGTTCTGGAGCTTGTTAAGATGCGCGTTGCCGTGGCTATTCAGCAGGAGAACTTCGGGGATATCCTCATAGAGAAGGGGGTTGAAGAAGATGGAGAGGGATAA
- the scpB gene encoding SMC-Scp complex subunit ScpB, which yields MERDKEKKLFYSALFLSGEPLDKRFFRSMLEPVNLENRLLEYAEEFNELDTGLRIRMVSGGFQMVTESSLVEELRPHFGEKTETFSRASLETLSIIAYKQPVTRIEVDEIRGVNSSGTVRYLLDRNMIKVIGRKEVPGRPLLYSTTKQFLEYFGMNDLSELPTFREWQELKQVK from the coding sequence ATGGAGAGGGATAAGGAGAAGAAGCTTTTCTATTCGGCATTGTTCCTTTCGGGTGAGCCTCTGGATAAGAGGTTTTTCCGGAGTATGCTGGAGCCTGTGAACCTTGAAAACAGGCTTCTTGAGTATGCCGAGGAGTTCAACGAGCTGGATACCGGCCTGCGCATACGCATGGTTTCGGGTGGCTTCCAGATGGTTACCGAGAGCAGTCTGGTGGAGGAGCTCCGACCCCACTTCGGTGAAAAGACCGAGACATTCAGCAGGGCATCCCTCGAAACCCTCTCAATAATCGCATATAAACAGCCGGTAACAAGGATAGAGGTAGACGAGATACGGGGGGTTAACTCCTCCGGTACGGTTCGCTATCTGCTGGACAGGAATATGATAAAGGTAATAGGACGAAAAGAGGTCCCCGGAAGACCCCTTTTATATAGCACAACAAAGCAGTTCCTCGAATATTTCGGGATGAACGATCTATCCGAACTCCCCACCTTCAGGGAGTGGCAGGAGCTCAAGCAGGTTAAATGA